Below is a genomic region from Pyrococcus kukulkanii.
TATGATAATCTTCCCATATTTACGAATGAGCTTTATTCCATAAAACACTTCATAGACCTGTAAAAGCAAAGCAGCTAAGGCATACCTTATCTTTCCAAAACTTTTTCCTGACAGAAACTTAAGATTTTTCACAAACAGTTTGTCTCTCAAATTTAAGCTCTCAAACTTTCCTTCCCTATCCCATGCGAGCACATGAACTTTAAATCCCGCTTTAATTAAGCTCATGGCTTCCTGCTTTACTCTTGGATCAGTGTAGAAGTCATTTGCTAGGAACATTAAAACTACTTTTTCACTCATTTCTTTTCACCCACTACTTTTTAATTCCGAGTCTCAGTAGAATAGGTGGTAAAACTATGTGGTGCCAGTCTTTGAGGGGGTTTATCTTAGTATAATCCCTGTTATTCCTATAAATTTTTGAGACAGGAACTTCTGTGTATTTATATCCTAGGGTCAAGACCTTATAATGGATATAGTATTCTAAAGCATAGCCATCTAACCAGGACTGGTTTATATTTATCCTTGGGTCTTTTAAAATGCTCAACCTATATGCTCTAAATCCGTTGGTGACTTCTGTTTGCCTTTTGCCTGTTATAATGCTCCAAAAGATTGGCCAGGCTCTGTTAAAGACTCTCCTTTGAAATGGCAGGCCATTGTACTTACCTCCCTCTAAAAAACGAGAACCTTGAACATAGTCATAACCTTCATCGATTTTTTTAAGAAGCTTTGGAATTTCTTTAGGATTGTCTTTTCCATTTCCTGCCATAACTACAACAACATCGTAGTTATTTCTTAGTCCGTACATTAGGCCTTCTCTTATCGCATATCCTATTCCCATCCTTCTTGGATTTTCTATTATTGTGAGTTTGGGTTTCATGTATTTTTTGTTGCTCTTTATCAGCGATAGCATTTCTTCATCAGGCTCATCCAAAACTACAACAACTTCATCCACTATAGGGGTGTTAAATCTGCTTAAAACCCAGCCTATTTCCTTATTTCTCCATACTGGAATTACAGTATAGACATAAAAGGGCCAGGGAGAAACCTTCACGGCCATGGCCACTCACTCTCATCTCCCTTTAGTTCCCCTGGCCCATTTTCTAGGAACTCTTTAACTTTCTTTTTAAATTTCTCATCCCTCACATCACCGATAATCCTAGCTGGATTACCTACCACTATTGCATAATCAGGCACATCTTTGGTGACAACACTTCCAGCACCAACCAAGGCATATCTGCCAATTGTAACTCCTGGACCGATTACCGCTCCAGCACCAATGCTTGCCCCTTTCTTTACCACTGTCTTTAGTTCCCTCCACTTTCCTCTAACCCTTGGATACTTATCGTTGGTGAAAACAACGTTCGGACCTATGAATACATCATCTTCTATTTTGACTCCTGAAGGAATAAAAGTAAATGGTCTAATTTTTACATTGTTTCCAATTTCAACTCCCTCTTCGATGTAAACAAATGCATCTATTTTCGTGTTTTTGCCAATTTTACACTTATACAAGTTTACTTGATCGTATATTTTTGCCCCTTCTCCAATTTCAACTTCTTTAAGGATCGCATATTTAGGATCTTTCATACTCAATCACCTCTAAATATCTCCACAGTTTGTCCTTTTTCTAAGCTCTCTCTAATCTTCTCCAAAACAAAGACCGTCATAGCTCCTACAGTCGCGCTGTTTAATGGAGGTTCGCCCTTTATGACCCTGTCTGCGAAGTGATGTATCATATCCCTTATTGTATTATTTGGTGTTATTGGAATTTCTCTTTTTTGAGAGTCCGAATAAATTGTTAGTGTCTGAGCAAGGGCATCTATTACCAATGTTCCTTTTTCTGTAACAATATTTACCATTCTCGTTTTCTTTCCGTGATCAATCCAGCTGAGTTCAATATTCACCAAAACATCGTCAGGAAGTTCTGCATTTATAAATGCCATCTCTTCAAGTCCTTTTTTACCTCTAACGTAACTTTTTCCACTCCCATATACTTTTGCAGGCCACTCTTCAGTCAGATAATTAACAATGTCGATTGGATGAGGTGCTAAATCAAAAATTATATCCCTGTTTTTTGGCGGCTCCAAATAGGCACTCCATTTCAGTGTTATATAGTAGAGATTTCCAAACTCTCCACTTTCGAGAAGTTCCTTTGTTACTTTTAGTGCATTATTGAACCTGAATATGTGATCTACTAATAGAACAATGTTCCTTTTTTCGGCTTCTCTTGCAAGTCTAAACGCTTTTCTACTCGACAATGCCATGGGCTTTTCCAAAACAATGTGTTTATTAGCGTTTATAGCCTGCATTGCCAGATCATAGTGCGTTTCGTTGGGGGTAGCTATGTGGACAGCGTTTATGTCATCACGCTTTAATATGTCATCATAACTCGTTGTAAGCATACTCTCTGGAAGAGAAAGTTCTTTGGCTAGATTTTTCAATCTGTTGAAGTCTATGTCATAGATAGCTTTTAATACTATATCCCTTCTTTCTTTGGAAGCTGCTAGATACTCCCTTACAAGTTTTGTTCCCCAATAACCAGCACCTATAACAGCTACATTAAGCGTTTTATCCATTGTTGCGCCTCCTTTTCAAGTTCTTTGTTATTTTCATAAACTCTCTTGTCAAAGAATTCGTATATCTTTTCCCCAACATACTTAGCCTGGTCTTTCGTCATCTCCACGAACATTGGAATTGAGAGAACAGTCTTTGCCCATTTTTCTGTTATTGGCAAGTCTCCTTCTTTGTATCCAAATCGGGCATATGCTGGTTGCAAGTGTATTGGTATTGGATAATGAACCGCAGTTTGAATGCCATTCTTTTCAAGCCATGCCCCTAGGAGATTTCTTTTGTTCTCCGGAACTCTAATAACATATAGGTGATATACTGGCTTTATAGAAGAGGAAGGCTTTGGTGGTGTAACAACTTCATCAAGAGTATCCAGTATTTTATCATAAATTGATGCTATTTTTCTTCTTTTTTCATTCCATTCGTCCAGGTATTTTAACTGAACTCTCCCAATTGCAGCATTAACTGTGTTGAGCCTCGCAGTATGTCCGATAATATCGTGAGTATTCTTACTCTTTCTTCCATTGTCCCTGAGCTTTTTGACTAGTTCCGCGATTTCTTCATTATTTGTTATCACCATTCCACCGTCTCCACCAACGGTCATGTTCTTTGTCGGGTAAAAGCTGAATATCGCGACTTCTCCAAAGGTTCCAACTTTTTTACCTCTATACTCAGCACCATGGGCTTGAGCACAGTCCTCTAATATTGGGATCCCCGTTTCTTCAGAAATCTCCATAAGTTTTTCCATATCCGCCGGATATCCATAGAGATGAACTGGAACGATAACTTTTGTTTTTTCTGTTATTTTCTTTTTCACATCTTCCGGATCAATCGTGTACGTGTTCATATCAATATCCGCAAACACTGGGTCTGCCCCCAACAGAACGGCTCCATTCATTGTTGCGATAAAAGTTGCCGATGGTCCAATTACCTCAGAGGCACCATCCACACCTAAAGCTTGAAATGCAAATAACAAGGCAGTGTTTCCAGAATTCACGGAGACAGCATATTTTACTCCAAAATACTTTGCAAACTCCTCCTCAAATTTAAAGACACTTTCTCCAAGCACTAACTTCTCATTTTGTAAGGCATTTACAGCTGCCTCAATCATTTCTTCATTAATAACAGGCCGGGCCAGAGGTATTTTCATTCTTCTTCACCCCCAAATATTTCTTTTTCAATTTCTGATTTAATTTGCTCTAATGGCACTTTATTTGAGGCCTCAATCATAGAGATTCCTATCCATATTAAGATACCAAGAACGACAGCCACAATTGTAAATAGGGTTATCTTCGAAACTAAAATCCAATAATTAGTGAAAAACAACAAATAACCATAGAGACATATTGAGATAACTGGGATTATTATTAAAAGGAGCCCTATTTTTTGATGTCCCATTATAAAACCCTCCCAACCCGCAGATATATGAAGCCAAGCTTTTCAGCATCTTCAGCACTCAGGATATTTCTCCCATCAATTATGACCTTGTTTCTGACTTGTCCTGCTATTTCCTCAAGATCTAGTGATTTAAATTCCTTATGGTCTGCTGTAATAATTATTGCATCTATATCCTTGAAGTCCTCTTTCCATTCCGCACCGAAGCGCTTTGCATCTTCTAGGGTACATAGTGGATCATAAGCATAAACTTTAGCTCCCCACTCTTTGAGCTCCTTAATTATTGGAATTGCCGGACTCTTAGTGAACTCCCTAACACCGCCCCTAAAGGTCAAACCCAAAACTAAAACATTGCTACCCTTCAATGCCTTCCCAATTTTATTCAAGCCCCTAATAGTCAGCTCAACAATGTGGTGGGGCATTGAGTCGTTTATTTCTCTAGCCGTTTTAATTAGCCTTGGATTTGTCTTTTTAGCCAGGTTTATGACGAACCATGGATAGATTGGAATGCAATGCCCTCCAACCCCGGCCCCAGGCATGTGCAAGTGACAGTAAGGCTGAGTGTTCGCCGCCTTGAAGATCTCCAAGGCGTCAAGCCCATGTTCCTCGCACCATAATGCTAGCTCGTTTGCCAGTGCAATATTTACATCCCTGTAAACCCCTTCAAAGACTTTGACGGCCTCAGCTGCTTTTATGGAACTCATTGGAATTACACCTTTCTTGTTTATCGTCTCATATATACCAATAACCGCCTCCAAGGTTTTCTCATCACTCGCCCCAACTATCTTAGGATACTGCCCGGTAATGTCTCTAATTGCGGTCCCTGTCATCGTTCTCTCTGGAGCGTGGGCCAAGCCAAATTCTCCAAGCTTTAAACCAGATTTCTCGAGAATTGGAATTAGACTTTCTGTCGTTCCGGGAGGCATCGTTGCTTCCGTAATTACGATATCCCCCTTCTCCAACCCCTTGGCAATCTTGTGGGCAACGTCATAGACGGGTTCAAGCTTTAAATTACCCCTCTCATCTGCAAGGGTCGGAACCAAAATCACCATGACATCGGCCCGCTTTGCAGCCCAAACGCCGTCAGCTGTAGCCCTTAAGCGGCCTGCTTCAACATTCCTTTTTACCAGCTCATCAAGCCCAGGTTCTTCTTTAACGTGATTCTCCCCCCTATTCACCATTTCAACGACTTTCTCGTTAATATCAACGCCAATTACATTGGCCCCGTGGTCAGCAAAAACTGCAGCTAGGGGAAGGCCCATCTTGCCGAGGCCATAAACTGCTATCGTAACCTTGCCTTCTTTGAAGACCCGTTTAACCTCATCCCTTTTTAAGCCGAGGAGCTTCATTTCACTCAACCTCCACTACTTCATCCTTTTTTGCACTCTCCAAAGCTCTTAGGGCTACCTTAAGGGCATGCAAGCCGTCCTCACCAGAGATAAGGGGCTTTTTGCCTTCCTCAACGCAGTCAATGAAGTGCTCAAGTTCATTCCTCAGGGGCTCCCTCTTCTCTATCTTAGCCTCCTTTTTCCATTCCTCGTTGTATATTGTAAGAGTTTGCTGGATGTAGTCTAGGTACGCTATGCCCTCAGTTCCAACGGCCGTTAGGGTTCTAGTCTTGTGGGGCGTCAGCCAGTTAGTCTCCACTACCCCGCTTTTACCGTTGGAGAAACCAAGCATTATCAATGCATAATCCTCGACGCCGGCGGGATGCTTTGCATTTCCGGCCCTAGCGTACACCCTCCGTACTTTATCACCGTATAAAAAGCTGATGACGTCAATATCGTGAACACCTAGATCAATGATAATCCCAACGTCCCTAATCCTAATTGCCATTGGGCCAACCCTTTTAGCACTAATTGAAACTACCTCGCCCAAAAGCCCCTTTTGCATGCTCTCCTTCAGCTTAAGCACTGCCGGATTGAAGCGTTCAATGTGTCCTACCATTAAGATAACTCCACTTGCCTTTGCTGCATTGATTATCTCCTCCGCACCCTCAATGCTATCCGCTATAGGCTTTTCAATCAAGACATTAACCCCGCTCTCTATAAATTCTAGGGCAACTTCCCTATGGAGTGACGTCGGAACTGCAATGCTAACCGCGTCCAAGTCCTCCTTGGCCAGCTCTCTGTAATCTCCATAAGGTATTGTGTTGAACTTCTTTGCTACTTCCTTTGCACGCTCAAAGTTCGCATCGGCAACTCCAACGAGCTCAACCTTTCCTTCTTTTGCGAGTTCCGAGTAAACCCTCGCGTGATGGTATCCCATGTTCCCAACACCGACAACGCCAACGCGAAGCATCTTGACCACCTTTTAGGGTGAAGCTAAGAGGAAAGCTCTTTAAGGGTTTGAACTATGTAAGTGATATCTTTCTCACTGACTGCAGGATGCACGGGTAAGCTTAGGACTTGCTTTGATGCTTCTATTGCGTTCGGGCAACAGTCCCTCGGGTAGCCGAGCTTTTGATACAATGGCTGATGATGGACGGGCATTGGGTAATGCACAGCTGTTCCAATACCTTTTTCCCTGAGCTTTTCTTGGAGTTCATCCCTTGATAATGGGTATTCGTCGGTAACCCTAATAACGTACTGATGGAATACATGTTTGGCCCTGGGGTCAACATAGGGGGGAATTAAACCCTCGATCTTAGAAATTCCCCTTGTTAGTTTTTCAGCGTTCCTTATTCTAATCTCGTTCCACTCATCAAGCTTCCTCAATTGCACTCTCCCAATTGCCGCGGCGATGTTTGTCATCCTGTAGTTATAGCCGAGTTCCTCGTGCAAGTACTTCCTCGTCTGCCCGTGATTCCTCAACAGCGAAACCCTCCTGGCAAGCTCGTCATCGTTTGTAACGACCATCCCGCCCTCGCCAGTGGTCATGTTCTTCGTTGGGTAGAAGCTGAATGCTGCAATATCACCGAAAGTTCCAACCTTTTGGCCCTCAAATTTGGCACCGTGAGCCTGGGCGCAGTCCTCGATTAGGTAAAGCTTGTAATCCTCGGCGATCTCCTTGAACGCCTTCATATCCGCTGGCTGCCCATACAAGTGAACCACGAGAATGGCTCTAGTCTTGTTGGTGATCTTCTCCTTAACTTCCTCCGGATCTAGATTAAACGTCTTGGGGTCGATATCGGCAAAGACTGGTTTAGCCCCTTGGAATAGAACTGCGTTGGCTGAAGCAATAAACGTGAACGGCGTCGTTATAACCTCGTCCCCGGGACCTATCTTCAATGCCTTTAATGCAAGATCTAAGGCAGTAGTTCCATTAGAAACTGCCAAGGCATGCTTAACTCCTAGGTATTCGGCGAATTCCTTTTCAAAAGCCTCAACTTCTTTGCCATGGGCAAGCATTCCACTCTTTAAAACCCTAATAACGGCGTTAATTTCCTCATCTCCAATGAGGGGTTTAGCTATTGGAATCATTTCTCATCCCTCCCAAATTTCTACCTTTAGCTCGGGGTATAATTCTTTGATCATGAGGAAGTGCCTATCTTTCGTCACTAAAGTGAGTCCCCTGTTTAGAGCTATCGCTGTTATTAGAATGTCAACTGCTGGAACTGGCTTTCCTTTTTTTACGAGCTCTTTTGATATCCTTACAGCTAAATTGAATTCCTCCTTTGATGGATAGAGGAATGTCAGGCTAAAAAGGGCTGCTTTTGGATATTCAATGAGATTGAAGATTGTCGTATATCCAGATAGGGATTTTTTGAGTCTTCCGGCTTCTATTAGGACGTTCGTGTCGTAAAGCTTTTTAGGCGCTTCCATTCTGCCTCCCTCGTTTTTTCATAATACTCCTCAAATTTCTCATCTGGAATGCTCTCCAGGTCTTTTACAAAATCCTCTCCGAGCATTTTAAGGAGCTCGTCGTTTGATATCTCGAACTTCTCCTCTATCTTTTCAAGGTACTCTATTATTGCTCTCCTCGCAACTTCACTCCACTTGACTTCCTTATGCTTCTTCATTCTTTCATAAACATCCGGAGGAATTGACAAAGTTATGTTCGGCATTGAACCACCACACTTATTTATGTGAACTCATTTATTTAAGTGTTTCACCATTATAAGTCCTTCTCCCTCAAATACCTCTCATAATCCTCCCTACGAATTTTTACCTCCCTACCACAGTGGGAACACTTGTAAACAACAAAATCTTTTTCTTCCCTAACGATTTCCTTTAGAGGCCTACCACAATAGCAGACGAAGCCCTTTAGTCTCGCTGGATTCCCGTAAACTAAGCCGAAGGGTGGAACGTCCTTTGTCACGACTGAACCAGCCCCGACCATTGCGTACTCCCCAATCGTTACCCCACAGACTATTGTAGCATTCGCTCCTATTGATGCCCCCTTCTTCACGAGTGTTGGAACTACCTCCCAATCCTCGTTGAACGATCTGGGGTAAAGGTCGTTAGTGAAGGTCATGTGTGGTCCTAAAAACACGTCATCCTCGACTTTAACCCCCCTGTAGACGCTTACTCCATTCTGGATTTTCACGTTGTTGCCTATTTCAACTCCAACGTCAATGTAAACATCCTTACCAATGTTGCAGTTTTTTCCTATCTTTGCTCCTTTCCTTATGTGGGCAAAATGCCAAATCCTCGTCCCTTCTCCAACAACAACATCCTCCTCAACAACCGCAGTAGGGTGGACAAAGTACTTTCCTTCACCCATTCAAATTACCCCCGTGGTCTTTTGCAGCCAAGCAACGACTAAACCCAAAAGAAATGAGCGGAATATATCGGCTACTAGCAACTAATTCCTCATTGTAAGCGGGAATTATTATTAATGTCCTCATGTTCCATCCGGTAATTACGATAAGTGGGAAGCCTTAAAAATTAAACGGTTGTCCAAAAATTAAGGTTAGAAGAACAAAATAACGACATCCTCTATAACGGCCGTCTCAACCTCCTCTCCCTCGCTGAACACAGCCTTTCTAAGCACTACATCCTCCCTGCCCAGCTCCACCCTCGTTCCATCGACCTCGAACTCCACCTTGCCCTTCTCCTTCAGCTCCCTCGCGATATCCTCTGCATTCTCCTTCAAGTACTCGGCAATCTTCGGAACGAGCTTCCCGTACCTCGGCCCCACCCTCTTGAAGTTCGGCTTTATCTCCACAATCCTCTCCTCGAGCTGGGGCTCCCCCTTCACGACCTCAAGCCTCTCGATGTTCATCGTTCCCTTTATGTCCCTCTCTATCAGCTTAACGAGCTCGTGGCTCTCGGTCGCGTAGATTGCCACGTGCTCGAGCTTTGCGTTCAAAGGTAGCCCGTGGGAGTTCTTGTACTTCCTCATCTCGCTAACGATCTTCCTAGCTAGCTCTCCAACCCTCTCAGCCTCCTCGTCTATCCTCTCCTCGCTGTACTCTGGCCACTCCAGTAAGTGGACGCTCTTGACCTTGACCTTGTCTTTGAACAAGTGGTGGTAGAGCTCTTCTGTTATGTGCGGGACGAAGGGGGCTAGCAGCAACAATAGGTTCCACAGCAGCTCGTACAATGCTACTTTGGCCTTCACCTTGCTCTCCTCGTCTTCCCCGTACAGCCTGTACTTTACCATCTCTATGTAATCGTCAGCAACTTCATGCCATATGAACGTCATGAGCTCCCTGGTTATCAGGTTGAACCTGTACCTCTCCAGCTCCTCCGTGGCGAACTTTATCAGCCTGTGCAGCCTCGAGAGTATCCACCTGTCGAGGGGTTCAAGCTCTAAATCCTTGTACTTCTCGTACTCGAAGTCCTTGATGTGCCTCTCGGCAAAGCGGTAGATGTTCCAGAGCTTCTGCAAAAACCTGAAGTTGTAATCGACCGTCTCCCACTTGAACGGATGATCCTCACCTGGAGGGGCTAAAGCAGTCCACAGCCTTAGGGCATCTGCACCGTACTTCGGTATAACCTCATCTGGAGCTACTACATTCCCGTAGCTCTTGCTCATCTTCCTCCCGTCCGGCCCGGCAACCATTCCGTTGATCACTATATCTTTCCATGGCTTCTCCCCGGTAAGCTTGTACGTCCTGTATATCGTGTAGAAGGCCCACGTCCTAATTATGTCGGTTCCCTGGGGCCTTAAGGCGGTTGGGAAGTTGTGCTCGAACCACTTCTTCGCCTCCTCATCCCCCTTAATTGCATCGTACCACTTGGTGATTATCAGTGGGGTTATGCTGGAGTCAACCCAGCAGTCGAGTACATCCGTTACGGGCTCTAATTCTGCTCCACAGACAGGGCACCTCTCCACCGGGGGCTTGTCGAACCTGGGGTCTACGGGAAGATCTTCCTCCCTAGCCGGAACTATATGGCCGTTCTTGCACACCCAGAACGGGAACGGAGTCCCGAATACCCTCTGCCTGCTTATCACCCAGTCCCAGTCCATGCTCTCGGCCCAGTCCTTTAATCGGAGGAACATGTCCTCGGGGTACCAGTTGATCTCCTTCGCTACCTTCACGATCTCATCCGTGAAGTCCTTCACCTTTATGAACCACTGCTTCTTGGGCAACAGCTCAATCGGGGCCATGCATGAGCTCCTCTCGGTGTGCCTGAGGACTCTGTGCCTTATCTTCTCCTTCTTGTAGAGAAGACCCATCTTCTCGAGGTCTTCTGCTATTTTCTTCCTCGCCTCCTCGACCTTAAGCCCAGCGTAGGGCCCGGCCTTCTCGTTCATCGTCCCATCTTCGTTGATCGCGATTATCACGGGGAGGTTGTACCTCTTCTGCCAGACTATATCCTGCTCATCACCGTACGTACAGTTGTACACTGCCCCCGTCCCGAAGTTCGGATCCACGTCCTCATCGGCTAGTATTGGAACCTCCCTCTCGAAGATCGGTAGCCTAACCTTCTTCCCCACCAAGTGCTTGTACCTCTCATCGTCCGGATGGACGAATACCGCAACACATGCAGGCATTAGCTCCGGCCTCGTGGTCGCTATCGGGATGTAGCCTGAGCCATCTGCTAGGGGGAGCTTTATGTAGTATAGGTAGCCCTCCTCCTCAACATAGCCTACCTCGGCCTTAGCAAGGGAAGTCCTACACTTGGGGCACCAGTAAACGGGGTGCTCCTCCCTGTAAAGTAACCCCTTCTCGTAGAACTTGAGCAAAGTGTATTGTACTGTGGCCTTGTACTCGTCGTCCATGGTGTGGTACTCAAGATCCCAGTCAGCTGAGTAGCCTATCCTTATGAACTGGTTCCTCATAGCTTCAATTGCCTGCCAGGTCCACTCAACGCACTTCTTCAGGAACTCCTCGGGCTGATCCTTTGTTATTCCAAACTCCTTCTCAACCTTTAACTCGGTTGGAAGCCCGTGGTTGTCGAAGCCTTGCGGAAAGAGAACGTTGTAGCCCCTCATCCTCTTGTACCTCGCTATTATATCTATCCAGGTGTGACTCAGTACATGTCCCAAATGCAGGGTTCCGCTCGTGAAGGGTGGGGGTGTGTCTATTGCATAGCTCGGCCTGTTCTCGTCTAACCTGTACTTGTATACCTTCTCCTCGAGCCAGTACTTCTGCCACTTAGGCTCTATCTCGTTAGGGTCGTACTTCTTCGGTAGCATAGGCACCACCTACTAAGAACTAACCCAGGAAGAAGAGTTGATTGGTTTGGGCTAAAGGTAGCGGTGGACGATATACACCACCAAACCCTTTAAATGAGGGGCCCCTTAAAAACCTTGCTTAAAGACCATTTCAAGGATTGGATCAGCGATCCTGTACTCTCCCCTAACCTTCTCGAGGAAGGAGGCCTTGACTAAATTCGTCAATAGTCTGTGCACCACGCTGTCAGATATGGACTTCTTCTCCCTCCTCTCAAGGAACTCCTTTATCTCGCTCCACCTTTTATTCCCTAAAGCTACGGCCCTCATAACCGCGATGTACCTTTTCCTTGCAAATTCATGCCTCTTTAGGAACTCCTCAAATTCACTCTTGGCCAAGGGTGTGGCCTTCTTTAGCGTGGCCTCAAGGGCCCTCTCCGGGTTCTTCAAAGCTGACATTCCGAAGAGGACGAGCCATCCAACTATTCCGTCCAGTGCTCTAACCGCCTCCTCTATAGTTTCCTTGCCAACGTTAATGTTGCACTGCTCGAAGCCTATCCTGAGGAACTCCCTGCTCTGCTCTTCGCTGAACCTTGAGAGGGTGATTTCCTCAAAGTACCTCCCGAATAGGGGGGCGTTTGGATCTTCAATGCCCAGGAAGTCGTAGAGGAGGCCGACCTCGCTTCCCGTGACAACTATCCTAAGCTCGGTGTAATCGTAGAGGTGGGCTATTAGACCGGTTAGCTTTCTCCCGATTGGGCCCTTAGCGTACTGCACCTCATCGAACGCGATTACAACGTCGAGCCTCTCGAGGGTTTCGAATAGTTCTAGGAGATCTACTCCTCTCTCCCCCCAAGAGAGATATATTCCAGAACCAAGAATTTGGATTCCAGATATGTGGGAAAGCATTCCTTTGATCTTCGTTTTCATATCCTTCCTCTCCCTAATTAACCTGTTAAGGCCCGCCTCTATCCTCTTGTAGAGGTCAAACTCCGAGCTTGGGTTGACGTCCCTCATGTCCACGAGAATGTAAGGGGCATTGGCTTCGTTAAGACCCACGAGCAAAAGCGAAGTTTTCCCTAACCTTCTTATCCCCGTTATAACCGTTAAGGGCCTTCTAGACTCTAGGGCAGTTATGAACTCTTCAAGCTCCCTCTCCCTGTCGAATAAATCTTCTCTCTTTGTTTTTGGTCTTGGGTCGAAGTACAAGACTTCACCCCCAGAAGTTAACTTCTCCCCCAGAAGTTATAACCTTAACTTTTGTTTTAAATCAAAAATTGATGGGACTCAAGAATCAGGGGACTCTATAGAAGCCATATATTTCGAAGTCATGGTCAAAGGTGAAAGCCGTTATTATCCTGAGACGCTCCATTATCGCAAAGCTGAGACAATCAACTAGATCCATACCATCATGGTCTTCAAATTTTTCAAAGATTTTCCAAGCCTTATTCCAATCTTCCTTTGTTTCATTTTCAATTATTATGAACTCACTTGAGAGTATAATATTTTTTAATTCAAGTGCAGTCCTCTTCCCTACTCGCTTAGAGGTGCCGTTAAGAAACTCCATTAGAACTGGACGACCTACAACGAATCTTATTCCCTTAGTGACGCTCTCCTTAAAGAATGCAACGGCCTTAGCATGATTTTCATCCTTTGTATTAAAAAATGCTATTAGGGCTCCTGTGTCCATATAAATCATCTCTGGCTTTACTTGCTTCGCCATTCAACTACACCCCAGTCATCTCTCTCACTGGCTTTTGTATCTTCAATGTCAAGTAACCCAATGCCCTTCCAAATTGGATCTTTATATATCTCCTTTTCAATGTCTTCTTTCAATTTCTTTGCATACTCAGTAAGAATGTCTCTCAGGACAGCCTTTAGAGGTATCCTCTTTTTTATTGCGAGCATTTTGAGAATTTCGTAAGTCTCCATATCAACCTCAGTTTGGACGATTTTTGT
It encodes:
- a CDS encoding type II toxin-antitoxin system VapC family toxin, which produces MEAPKKLYDTNVLIEAGRLKKSLSGYTTIFNLIEYPKAALFSLTFLYPSKEEFNLAVRISKELVKKGKPVPAVDILITAIALNRGLTLVTKDRHFLMIKELYPELKVEIWEG
- a CDS encoding acyltransferase — translated: MGEGKYFVHPTAVVEEDVVVGEGTRIWHFAHIRKGAKIGKNCNIGKDVYIDVGVEIGNNVKIQNGVSVYRGVKVEDDVFLGPHMTFTNDLYPRSFNEDWEVVPTLVKKGASIGANATIVCGVTIGEYAMVGAGSVVTKDVPPFGLVYGNPARLKGFVCYCGRPLKEIVREEKDFVVYKCSHCGREVKIRREDYERYLREKDL
- a CDS encoding valine--tRNA ligase, yielding MLPKKYDPNEIEPKWQKYWLEEKVYKYRLDENRPSYAIDTPPPFTSGTLHLGHVLSHTWIDIIARYKRMRGYNVLFPQGFDNHGLPTELKVEKEFGITKDQPEEFLKKCVEWTWQAIEAMRNQFIRIGYSADWDLEYHTMDDEYKATVQYTLLKFYEKGLLYREEHPVYWCPKCRTSLAKAEVGYVEEEGYLYYIKLPLADGSGYIPIATTRPELMPACVAVFVHPDDERYKHLVGKKVRLPIFEREVPILADEDVDPNFGTGAVYNCTYGDEQDIVWQKRYNLPVIIAINEDGTMNEKAGPYAGLKVEEARKKIAEDLEKMGLLYKKEKIRHRVLRHTERSSCMAPIELLPKKQWFIKVKDFTDEIVKVAKEINWYPEDMFLRLKDWAESMDWDWVISRQRVFGTPFPFWVCKNGHIVPAREEDLPVDPRFDKPPVERCPVCGAELEPVTDVLDCWVDSSITPLIITKWYDAIKGDEEAKKWFEHNFPTALRPQGTDIIRTWAFYTIYRTYKLTGEKPWKDIVINGMVAGPDGRKMSKSYGNVVAPDEVIPKYGADALRLWTALAPPGEDHPFKWETVDYNFRFLQKLWNIYRFAERHIKDFEYEKYKDLELEPLDRWILSRLHRLIKFATEELERYRFNLITRELMTFIWHEVADDYIEMVKYRLYGEDEESKVKAKVALYELLWNLLLLLAPFVPHITEELYHHLFKDKVKVKSVHLLEWPEYSEERIDEEAERVGELARKIVSEMRKYKNSHGLPLNAKLEHVAIYATESHELVKLIERDIKGTMNIERLEVVKGEPQLEERIVEIKPNFKRVGPRYGKLVPKIAEYLKENAEDIARELKEKGKVEFEVDGTRVELGREDVVLRKAVFSEGEEVETAVIEDVVILFF
- a CDS encoding AAA family ATPase, with the protein product MYFDPRPKTKREDLFDRERELEEFITALESRRPLTVITGIRRLGKTSLLLVGLNEANAPYILVDMRDVNPSSEFDLYKRIEAGLNRLIRERKDMKTKIKGMLSHISGIQILGSGIYLSWGERGVDLLELFETLERLDVVIAFDEVQYAKGPIGRKLTGLIAHLYDYTELRIVVTGSEVGLLYDFLGIEDPNAPLFGRYFEEITLSRFSEEQSREFLRIGFEQCNINVGKETIEEAVRALDGIVGWLVLFGMSALKNPERALEATLKKATPLAKSEFEEFLKRHEFARKRYIAVMRAVALGNKRWSEIKEFLERREKKSISDSVVHRLLTNLVKASFLEKVRGEYRIADPILEMVFKQGF
- a CDS encoding type II toxin-antitoxin system VapC family toxin, which encodes MAKQVKPEMIYMDTGALIAFFNTKDENHAKAVAFFKESVTKGIRFVVGRPVLMEFLNGTSKRVGKRTALELKNIILSSEFIIIENETKEDWNKAWKIFEKFEDHDGMDLVDCLSFAIMERLRIITAFTFDHDFEIYGFYRVP